In one window of Microbacterium dextranolyticum DNA:
- a CDS encoding GNAT family N-acetyltransferase: protein MEPVTLRTERLELSAPHEGDVDAVFAACQDADIQRFTTVPSPYERSHAEGFVTKTAQWWAEGTETTWAMRHEGTLVGMIGLHRLGAGAGEIGYWMAPAARGRGLASEAARAVVDWGFHPDGLGLARIEWRAVTSNPASARIAHSLGFRYEGMVRAALVNGAGVRSDGYIAGLLADDDRTPQIWPISGF, encoded by the coding sequence ATGGAGCCGGTGACACTGCGCACCGAGCGGCTCGAGCTGTCGGCGCCGCATGAGGGCGACGTCGACGCGGTTTTCGCGGCGTGCCAGGACGCGGACATCCAGCGCTTCACGACCGTCCCGTCGCCGTACGAGCGCTCGCATGCCGAAGGGTTCGTCACGAAGACCGCACAGTGGTGGGCGGAGGGCACCGAGACGACCTGGGCGATGCGGCACGAGGGCACCCTCGTCGGGATGATCGGCCTGCACCGACTCGGTGCCGGCGCGGGCGAGATCGGTTACTGGATGGCTCCTGCCGCGCGGGGACGGGGGCTGGCGAGCGAGGCCGCGCGCGCCGTCGTGGACTGGGGCTTCCACCCGGACGGCCTCGGGCTGGCACGGATCGAGTGGCGCGCGGTGACGTCGAACCCCGCGTCCGCGCGCATCGCGCACTCGCTCGGGTTCCGCTACGAAGGCATGGTGCGCGCGGCGCTCGTGAACGGCGCCGGTGTCCGCTCCGACGGCTACATCGCCGGGCTCCTCGCCGACGACGACCGCACCCCGCAGATCTGGCCGATAAGCGGCTTCTGA
- a CDS encoding Fpg/Nei family DNA glycosylase yields the protein MPEMPEVQGLVDFMNDRVVGLEVTKATVTNIAALKTYDPPLDALVGARVEGARRHGKFLDLATARPDGGSPHLVFHLAKAGWLRWYEQVPSTVIRPGKSPIALRIGFDDGSGFDLTEAGTKKSLAVYVVRDAVDVPGIARLGPDPLDATFTRDTLAGLLEGRRTQIKGVLRDQTIIAGVGNAYSDEILHAARMSPYALAAALGDDEVTRLYEAMRHTLTDAVAAASGRPPADLKDAKRRGMSVHGRRGEACPVCGDEVRSVFFADNSLEYCPTCQTGGKLLADRRLSRLLK from the coding sequence ATGCCCGAGATGCCGGAGGTACAGGGGCTCGTCGACTTCATGAACGACCGCGTCGTCGGGCTCGAGGTCACGAAGGCGACGGTCACGAACATCGCCGCCCTGAAGACCTACGATCCCCCGCTCGACGCCCTCGTCGGTGCCCGGGTCGAGGGCGCGAGGCGGCACGGCAAGTTCCTCGACCTCGCGACAGCGAGGCCAGACGGTGGTTCGCCCCACCTCGTGTTCCATCTGGCGAAGGCCGGGTGGCTGCGCTGGTACGAGCAGGTGCCGAGCACCGTCATCCGTCCCGGCAAGAGCCCGATCGCCCTGCGGATCGGGTTCGACGACGGGTCGGGCTTCGACCTCACCGAGGCGGGCACGAAGAAATCCCTCGCGGTGTACGTCGTCAGAGACGCCGTCGACGTCCCCGGCATCGCGCGGCTCGGCCCCGATCCTCTGGATGCGACCTTCACGCGCGACACCCTCGCGGGCCTGCTCGAGGGGCGACGCACCCAGATCAAGGGCGTGCTGCGCGACCAGACGATCATCGCCGGGGTCGGCAACGCCTACTCCGACGAGATCCTGCACGCCGCGAGAATGTCGCCGTACGCGTTGGCCGCGGCCCTTGGCGACGACGAGGTGACGCGCCTGTACGAGGCGATGCGGCACACGCTGACGGATGCCGTGGCGGCCGCCTCGGGCCGGCCGCCGGCCGATCTCAAGGATGCGAAGCGCCGCGGCATGTCCGTCCACGGGCGACGCGGCGAGGCATGCCCCGTCTGCGGAGACGAGGTACGCAGCGTCTTCTTCGCCGACAACTCTCTCGAGTACTGCCCGACCTGCCAGACCGGCGGCAAGCTCCTCGCCGACCGCCGGCTCAGCCGACTGCTGAAGTAG
- a CDS encoding glycerol-3-phosphate dehydrogenase/oxidase, which translates to MAETAGTAHTRGDLRARPHADVLIIGGGINGIATFRDLALQGVDVALVERDDFVSGASAASSHMIHGGIRYLENGEFRLVHEAVTERNALLKTAPHVVRPLQTTIPIYSTFSGLLSAPLRFVRHGSGAHRERGAALIKIGLVIYDSFSRGGGFLGRGAVPRHAFHGRRRSLAQLPQLDPRVAYTATYWDASLRDPERLAIDLLRDGVRDGRTSGADRAADRARAVNYTAAVGARGDAVVLRDENGEYPFTAEVVVNAAGPWTDLTNSALGEPTAFMGGTKGSHIVLDHPELLAATGGRELFFEHSDGRIVLIYPLHGRVLVGTTDLEHDMAEPAVCTEEEVDYFFELVAHVFPSIAVDRSQIVYRFSGVRPLPGHGGTAPGFVSRDYRIEARGLAGTGSPRVLSLVGGKWTTFRASAEHLADRVLAELSLPRRRSTRGLPIGGGAGYPTTERARRQWIAAHASGLGHARAARLLERYGTAAERVIDAIRVVGTDDQPLATLPEYSAAELRHLAATERVVHLDDLLMRRTSIAFRGLATADAVTEVAEAVASTLEWDAAAVAAEIDRARERVHAADESWAGSTPVA; encoded by the coding sequence ATGGCAGAGACCGCCGGTACGGCACACACCCGCGGCGACCTGCGTGCGCGCCCGCACGCGGACGTCCTCATCATCGGCGGCGGCATCAACGGCATCGCGACGTTCCGCGACCTCGCCCTGCAGGGCGTCGATGTGGCGCTCGTGGAGCGCGATGATTTCGTGTCGGGTGCCTCCGCGGCATCCAGCCACATGATCCACGGCGGCATCCGCTACCTCGAGAACGGCGAGTTCCGGCTCGTGCACGAGGCCGTCACCGAACGCAACGCGCTGCTGAAGACCGCGCCGCACGTCGTGCGCCCCCTGCAGACGACCATCCCGATCTACTCGACGTTCTCGGGGCTCCTCTCCGCTCCGCTGCGCTTCGTGCGCCACGGCTCGGGAGCGCACCGCGAACGGGGTGCGGCGCTGATCAAGATCGGGCTCGTCATCTACGACTCGTTCTCGCGCGGTGGCGGGTTCCTCGGTCGGGGCGCCGTTCCCCGCCACGCCTTCCACGGGCGGCGCCGCTCGCTCGCACAGCTGCCGCAGCTCGACCCGCGCGTCGCCTACACGGCGACGTACTGGGATGCCTCGCTGCGCGACCCGGAGCGCCTCGCGATCGACCTTCTGCGCGACGGGGTTCGCGACGGCCGGACCTCGGGAGCGGATCGCGCCGCCGACCGGGCGCGCGCGGTGAACTACACGGCGGCGGTCGGCGCGCGCGGTGACGCCGTCGTGCTGCGCGACGAGAACGGCGAGTACCCCTTCACCGCCGAGGTGGTCGTGAACGCCGCCGGGCCCTGGACCGACCTCACCAACAGCGCGCTCGGTGAGCCCACGGCGTTCATGGGCGGCACGAAGGGGTCGCACATCGTGCTCGACCACCCGGAGCTTCTCGCCGCCACGGGGGGACGCGAACTGTTCTTCGAGCACTCGGACGGTCGCATCGTGCTCATCTATCCGCTGCACGGTCGCGTGCTCGTCGGCACCACCGACCTCGAGCACGACATGGCCGAACCGGCCGTGTGCACGGAAGAGGAGGTCGACTACTTCTTCGAGCTCGTCGCGCACGTCTTTCCGTCGATCGCCGTCGACCGTTCCCAGATCGTCTACCGGTTCTCGGGGGTGCGCCCCCTTCCCGGTCACGGCGGCACCGCCCCCGGTTTCGTCTCGCGCGACTACCGGATCGAGGCGCGCGGCCTCGCCGGCACAGGGTCGCCGCGAGTGCTGAGCCTCGTCGGCGGCAAGTGGACGACGTTCCGCGCCTCGGCCGAGCACCTCGCGGACCGCGTTCTCGCCGAACTCTCCCTGCCGCGGCGGCGCTCGACTCGAGGGCTGCCGATCGGAGGCGGCGCGGGGTATCCGACCACCGAGCGCGCCCGCCGGCAGTGGATCGCCGCACACGCGTCGGGGCTCGGACACGCCCGCGCCGCGCGACTGCTGGAGCGCTACGGCACCGCGGCCGAACGCGTGATCGACGCCATCCGCGTCGTAGGAACGGACGACCAGCCGCTCGCGACGCTGCCGGAGTACAGCGCGGCCGAGCTGCGGCACCTGGCGGCGACCGAGCGCGTGGTCCACCTGGACGATCTGCTGATGCGCCGCACGTCGATCGCGTTCCGCGGCCTGGCCACGGCCGACGCCGTCACCGAGGTGGCCGAGGCGGTCGCGTCGACGCTCGAATGGGATGCCGCGGCGGTCGCCGCCGAGATCGACCGCGCCCGGGAGCGCGTGCACGCCGCCGACGAGTCGTGGGCGGGGAGCACGCCGGTGGCATGA